One Chryseobacterium tructae genomic window, TAACATTTATCTTTCCACTCTGTAAGGCTGAATGTTGATTGTTTGTTATCATCAGGAGTAATAGAATTCAATACTTTCACGGCTTCCATCAATCTGATAAATCCTTTTTCACTGGCAATCATAGCATCATTGGAAATATCCAAAACACTTCTGTAATGTGCCTGTAGGAAACAGAAACGTACAATTGACGGGTGGAAAGATTTTTCAAAGAAATCATTATCTCCTGTTACCAACTGCATCGGAAGGATATAATTTCCTGTAGACTTACTCATACGTTGAGAATTCATGGTCAACATATTGGCATGCATCCAGTAATGTACTGGTGCAGCTCCATTGCAAGCTTTTCCTTGGGCAATCTCACATTCGTGGTGTGGAAATTTCAAGTCCATTCCTCCTCCATGAATGTCAAAGGTTTCACCTAAATACTTAGTACTCATCGCTGTACACTCAAGGTGCCATCCTGGGAATCCTTCTCCCCAAGGAGAATTCCATCTCATGATGTGAGCTGGAGATGCTTTTTTCCAAAGAGCAAAATCCTGTGGATTCTTCTTTTCGCCTTGCCCATCAAGATCACGGGTATTGGCAAAAAGTTCTTCTATATTACGTTTTGAAAGTTCACCGTAGTTCAGTCCTCTTCTATTGTATTCTAATACATCAAAATATACAGAACCATTGCTTTCGTAAGCAAAACCTGTATCTATTAATTTTTGAGTAAGCTCGATTTGTTCTACAATATGTCCTGTTGCTGTAGGCTCGATATTAGGAGGAAGCAGATTAAACATCTCTAGAACTTTATGGAAATCTACAGTGTATTTTTGTACAATTTCCATGGGTTCCAATTTTTCAAGACGAGTTTGCTTAACGAATCTATCATTATTTACGTCTCCGTCATCAGTAAGGTGCCCTGCATCGGTAATGTTTCTTACATATCTTACCTTATATCCTAAATGCATTAGGGTACGGTAGATAAAATCGAAAGACAGGAAAGTTCTTACGTTTCCCAAATGCACATTGCTGTACACTGTGGGTCCGCAGACATACATTCCTACATTTCCTTCTAAGATGGGTTTGAATATTTCTTTTTCCGCTGTAAGCGAGTTGTATATTTTTAGTTGCATTTATTTTTTATTAAAAGATTCAATAGTTTTAAGATTCAAAAATTAGTTAAAATAAAAATCTGTCACAACAAATAATTGTCGTGATAAAAATTTTATGTGAAACTTTTTTAAATTTTATCATAATTAAATCGATTCTAAATGATGCTGCAAATGATCTACATAATCCTTAATCAGAAATTCTAGTGTAAAACTTTGAGGTTCTGTTTTGGTTGTATCACAAGTTCTCTGTAATGCTTCATCAGGAATATTTTCAACGATATGAACAACCTGGTAGTTTAAGGCTTTCCAAAGACCGATCACATCAGCCGTTGGAATATTCTGATAGTTCTGAGCTTTTACCCAGGCATTCTGATCGTATACGATATTCTCGTTCTCTTTATATTGAGTGACTACAAATCTACGGATATTTGTAAAAGCACTGTCACAAAGATGGCCAATTATTTCTTTTTTTGACCATTTTTCCGGTGTTACTTTGTAAGTCCATTCTTCTTCAGAAATTGTCTGGAATCTCTGAAGCTCTGCATCTACAATATTTTTTAAGACATGGCAGTTCATTAATTAATCTAGTTTTGCATGGCTTCCTACATAATGTAAGAACTCTTGTCTTGTAATTGGATTGGTTCTGAAGATTCCACTTAATTCTGCTGTAATAGTAGAACTTGCGGTGTCTTTAATTCCTCTACAGTTTACACAAAGGTGTTTGGC contains:
- a CDS encoding DinB family protein, which gives rise to MNCHVLKNIVDAELQRFQTISEEEWTYKVTPEKWSKKEIIGHLCDSAFTNIRRFVVTQYKENENIVYDQNAWVKAQNYQNIPTADVIGLWKALNYQVVHIVENIPDEALQRTCDTTKTEPQSFTLEFLIKDYVDHLQHHLESI
- the cysS gene encoding cysteine--tRNA ligase produces the protein MQLKIYNSLTAEKEIFKPILEGNVGMYVCGPTVYSNVHLGNVRTFLSFDFIYRTLMHLGYKVRYVRNITDAGHLTDDGDVNNDRFVKQTRLEKLEPMEIVQKYTVDFHKVLEMFNLLPPNIEPTATGHIVEQIELTQKLIDTGFAYESNGSVYFDVLEYNRRGLNYGELSKRNIEELFANTRDLDGQGEKKNPQDFALWKKASPAHIMRWNSPWGEGFPGWHLECTAMSTKYLGETFDIHGGGMDLKFPHHECEIAQGKACNGAAPVHYWMHANMLTMNSQRMSKSTGNYILPMQLVTGDNDFFEKSFHPSIVRFCFLQAHYRSVLDISNDAMIASEKGFIRLMEAVKVLNSITPDDNKQSTFSLTEWKDKCYDALTDDFNSPILIAHLFEAVKYIFALNDGKETISTSDLEELKLTLNAFIFDVLGLQAVEENNNEKLDQTLKVLIELRNQARKSKNFELSDQIRDKLLAEGIELKDGRDGTSYVLN